One Dictyostelium discoideum AX4 chromosome 3 chromosome, whole genome shotgun sequence genomic region harbors:
- the xacB gene encoding IQ calmodulin-binding domain-containing protein (pleckstrin homology (PH) domain-containing protein) — translation MSSFLSTPTPNSLTHSTSTEEIYKKNSFCTIFEKQLWRSDRCKHCFKTEFQHSVNISRFNENVPNNNEISEITTDNINNNNNHNHNNTSSTTNTTAISTPTPKNNISNNNPYLNNLKNINNNNNNNNNSPLTPTKINKNISNSNSNSNSNSNSNSNSNSNSNNNNNNNNNNNNNNNNNNNNNNNKVSNSGPTSPSTSPNRKTNSVVPSVERAPLSIRRSLTPKAIEQFSRQISSQLLVSEPLSLPPQTIINNINKQTQKPKPPPLPTKNFQLETTPTFSSTVTTPDTTSPTLSSFSLDPTTTTTTTTTTSVSPTSSTPTPTPTLTTTNSSNRQTTIISPVLLAISEYPPPISPTRQMRSHSDSPSDYNATINGSSGSVSNINNSSISIASSNSSISSNTSSSSSGTSSNNSRPINISNSNLIYEKKHTRNSSGGSPFLSGSSSSPTNSSPLLPSQAPSSKVINNLNTGNNNNSSVSSGSPRKYSIFVGKSNKSKLNINNSQFNNNSTPNLPTSKRPLSTVPSLKSTSFPNVADAFSTLNNNNNNNTNINNNNQLNNSSNTLYNNNNNNYNYNINNYNNEEQNKIYLAINSILLSLPNINNLAVQQMMEILYNQHLDLDSNTTLIKNDKMNELCKATQTLQQWIERQDHLRDVIRVQSCVRRFLSKRRTEWLSQVYNHSILRDRNQEFRGLIQLERRYNEKLDITINTYYKRLKHSNLLNRMDLQSIFSSIKQIYYVHKRISLQFEELFKKWPCVEGLGDIFLRIAPELRVYGGYVKNFKNAIDTLISCQEENPKFGAFLRELCEDTPGKVYDLMALIAAPLNHLTGYERQLFNIALYTPQNWPDYVNIVNAVTMMKEVETLIQDSLGQAQNASTLMAIYRRVNNRKALDPFVIPGRIFIHEGKLLKFELKKQDQIYYYYLCNDLILFVKNSNGSGNNINIGGSGGSGSGSNDQQLSSSRELFKFKKLFMLSDVVVTDLQDTSTHKNIISIVNQNNSRESYCFSIEDSREKKELMKQFSALCCTTNTNKSTKIFGISLFDLAQREDDIVLNSNGGIPIFIIKTCNAILQHHLNDEGIFRVSPNQSELESIRDQLNKCATESQLDTIIAKISNGHQLAALLKSYFRELAIPLLTFELFDKIIEQFGDNDDSSTAENVENHINDVKSLLQSIPQVNQNTFQLILLLLVTVAANSQNNKMNHINLSIVFTPNLLKPKIPTIEQSLRIPILNNFITSLLDNYSLLYNDKLDSIKIIDSKFHFKKILPNNNINNSGFRNNL, via the exons ATGTCTAGTTTTTTATCAACACCAACCCCCAACTCTTTAACCCACTCAACATCAACTgaagaaatttataaaaaaaattctttttgtacaatatttgaaaaacagTTATGGAGGAGTGATAGATGTAAACACTGTTTTAAAACAGAATTCCAACATTCTGTAAACATTTCAAg atttaatgaaaatgttcccaacaataatgaaataaGTGAAATAACAACTgataacattaataataataataatcataatcataataatacatcatcaacaaccaaCACAACTGCCatatcaacaccaacaccaaaaaataatattagtaacaATAATCCATatcttaataatttaaaaaatattaataataataataataataacaataactcTCCATTAACTccaactaaaataaataaaaatattagtaatagtaatagtaatagtaatagtaatagtaatagtaatagtaatagtaatagtaatagtaataataataataataataataataataataataataataataataataataataataataataataataaagtttcaAATTCAGGAccaacatcaccatcaacatcaccaaataGAAAAACAAATAGTGTAGTTCCATCAGTTGAAAGAGCACCATTATCAATCAGAAGATCATTGACACCAAAGGCTATTGAACAATTTTCAAGACAAATTTCATCACAACTATTGGTGTCTGAaccattatcattaccaccacaaaccattataaataatataaataaacaaactcAAAAACCTAAACCACCTCCACTTCCAactaaaaattttcaattggaaACAACACCAACTTTTTCATCAACTGTAACAACACCCGATACAACAAGTCCAACtttatcttcattttcattagatccaacaacaacaacaacaacaacaacaacaacatctgTGAGCCCAACTTCATCTACACCAACGCCAACACCAAcattaacaacaacaaattcatcaaATAGACAAACTACAATAATTTCTCCAGTTTTATTAGCAATTAGTGAATATCCACCACCAATTTCACCAACTAGACAAATGAGATCTCATTCAGATAGTCCATCTGATTATAATGCTACCATTaatggtagtagtggtagtgttagtaatataaataatagtagtattagtattgcaagtagtaatagtagtataTCAAGTAATactagtagtagtagtagtggtacatcatcaaataatagtagaccaattaatatttcaaattcaaatttaatttatgagAAAAAACATACAAGAAATTCAAGTGGTGGTTCACCATTTTTATCAGGTagttcatcatcaccaactaattcatcaccattattaccatcacAAGCACCTTCATCAAAAGTaatcaataatttaaatactggtaacaataataacagtagTGTTTCAAGTGGTTCACCAagaaaatattcaattttcgttggtaaatcaaataaatcaaaattaaatattaataattcacaatttaataataatagtacacCAAATTTACCAACATCCAAAAGACCACTTTCAACTGTACCATCTTTAAAATCAACATCATTTCCAAATGTTGCTGATGCATTTtcaacattaaataataataataataataatactaatattaataataataatcaacttaataatagttcaaatactttgtataataataataataataattataattataatattaataattataataatgaagaacaaaataaaatttatttagcaataaattcaatacttttatcattaccaaatataaataatttagcaGTTCAACAAATGATggaaattttatataatcaaCATTTAGATTTAGATAGTAATACAACATTGATAAAGAATGATAAAATGAATGAATTATGTAAGGCTACACAAACTTTACAACAATGGATTGAGAGACAAGATCATTTACGTGATGTTATTAGAGTTCAAAGTTGTGTTAGAAGATTCTTATCAAAACGTAGAACTGAATGGTTATCACAAGTTTATAATCATTCAATACTTCGTGATAGAAATCAAGAGTTTAGAGGTTTAATCCAATTGGAGCGTAGATACAATGAAAAGTTAGACATTACAATCAACACCTATTACAAACGATTAAAACATTCCAATCTATTGAATCGTATGGATTTGCAATCGATTTTCTCCTCAATTAAGCAGATTTATTATGTTCATAAAAGAATTTCACTACAATTTGAAGAgttgtttaaaaaatggcCATGTGTTGAGGGATTGGGTGATATTTTCCTTAGAATCGCACCAGAGTTGAGAGTATATGGTGGCTAtgttaaaaactttaaaaatgcAATCGATACTTTAATTTCATGTCAAGAGGAGAATCCAAAGTTTGGTGCTTTCTTAAGAGAACTATGTGAAGATACTCCTGGTAAAGTTTATGATTTAATGGCATTAATCGCTGCAccattaaatcatttaactGGTTATGAACGTCAATTATTTAACATAGCACTTTATACACCTCAAAATTGGCCAGATTATGTAAACATTGTAAACGCAGTAACAATGATGAAAGAAGTTGAAACTCTCATTCAAGATTCATTAGGTCAAGCTCAAAATGCTTCAACTCTAATGGCAATCTATCGTAGagttaataatagaaaagCATTGGATCCATTCGTCATACCTGGTAGAATTTTCATACATGAGGGTAAATTacttaaatttgaattaaaaaaacaagatcaaatctattattattatctttgtaatgatttaattctatttGTAAAGAATAGCaatggtagtggtaataatattaatattggtggtagtggtggtagtggtagtggttcgAATGATCAACAGCTATCATCATCAagagaattatttaaatttaaaaaattattcatgTTATCAGATGTTGTTGTAACAGATTTACAAGATACTTCAACTcataaaaatatcatttcaattgtaaatcaaaataattcacGTGAATCCTATTGTTTCTCAATTGAAGATTCAAGagagaaaaaagaattaatgaaACAATTCTCTGCACTATGTTGTACAACCAATACAAACAAGTCCACTAAAATCTTTGgtatatcattatttgatttggCTCAAAGAGAAGAtgatattgttttaaattcaaatggtgGCATAccaattttcatcattaaaacTTGTAATGCTATACTTCAAcatcatttaaatgatgaGGGTATATTCAGAGTTTCACCAAATCAAAGTGAATTAGAGTCAATTAGGgaccaattaaataaatgtgCAACCGAATCTCAATTGGATACGATTATCGCTAAAATTAGTAACGGTCATCAATTGGCGGCCCTATTGAAATCTTATTTCAGAGAATTGGCAATACCATTGTTAAcctttgaattatttgataagATCATTGAACaatttggtgataatgatgatagttCAACCGCtgaaaatgttgaaaatCATATCAATGATGTCAAATCCCTCCTTCAATCAATTCCACAAGTTAATCAAAACACATTCCAATtgattctattattattggtcaCCGTTGCTGCAAACTCTCAAAATAACAAAATGAATCATATCAATCTTTCAATTGTTTTCACtccaaatcttttaaaaccaaaaattcCAACAATTGAACAATCTCTTAGaattccaattttaaataacttTATAACTTCATTATTAGATAATTACTCATTACtttataatgataaattggattcaattaaaattattgactcaaaatttcatttcaaaaaaatattaccaaataataatattaataacagtggttttagaaataatttataa